The following is a genomic window from Doryrhamphus excisus isolate RoL2022-K1 chromosome 3, RoL_Dexc_1.0, whole genome shotgun sequence.
CAACGCAACATGAAGCGTAGAAGAAGAATTCGACGAAGGCGCCTTGAGCAAATCATAATAGACGTGACGGGAAGCTCCTAGGAGGTTCGGAGCTCTGCCGACATCGGGTTTTGGAGCGGCACAACAACCGACAGCAGCTTCTTTGTTGGTAAGTTTTGTGACGGGCTCAAACTCGGTTAACATGCTAGCTCGCTTGCGTCTCCGAGAGAAGATGACGTCCTGAGATGTTAGCGTGACAAAGATGGTGACGTAGCGGGCTGTCCTCGCAGCGCCATGAGTGAGTTTCGGATCCACCACGACGTGAACGAGCTGCTCAATCTTCTTCACGTGCGGAGAGGCGATGGCGCTGAAGGCTACATCGACCGTCTGCAGAAACACAGGACACCTTACGTCACCACCACAGTCTCCGCCCACAGCGCCAAGGTGAGAGCCTTCACGTGACGCAGCTGGCCGGGCAGCGTGACATAAACGTGACGCTTCTCGTTCAGGTCAAACTAGCAGAGTTTTCCAAAACGCCGGAAGATTTTCTGAGGAAATATGAGGAGCTCAAGTCGAAAAATGTCCGCTACTTGGACCCACTGGTCTATCTGCTGTCCAAACTGTGCGAGGACAAGGAGGTAAGTCCCAGGAAGTGGACAAGAACCCTGTTATGTAATCACACAGTTAAGAACCATCTTGTGTTTGAAGACCCTCCAGTGTCTTCAGCACAACGCTAAAGAGCGTTCAGAGGCGTGCACCGCTACCACGACAACAAGCGGCCCAAGCGTGACGACCAGCAGCTCCAAGATGTCCATGCAGGAACTGGACGAGCTGAGGAAGAAACTTGGCAACGTGACGGCAGCGTCCAGTGCTCCCATGGTGAGAACCTCCACCCACATCCGACATGTGGAATGTGACCTTTTGTGTCATTGGTCCACAGTCGGCGGAGGTCACCAGGAAGATGTTGCGAGACAAACACAACAAGAAGAATCCGGGTCAGCTCAGTCCCGTGTTCCCCAGTTGGGTGTATGAGCGACCCTCGCTTCTGGGGGACTTCATTGCCGGCTCCTCCCCTTCCGCCAATCAGGCCGTGTCAGTGGGTgagtgagcatgtgtgtgtttatgcgtTGTGGGCATGTCTAACATGGCGATGTGCCTGCAGGCACCATGTCACTGGCTGCTCAGGAGCAAGTCGTGCTGGAGGACCTGCTCTTCGTCCTGGTCGGCGTGGACGGACGAGATGTGACGTCTCAGCCAGTTCTGGGTCGTCAGAACCGTTCCTTCATCGTGGACGCCACGCTGGACACGTCCGTCAAGGAGCTGGTGAACCGGATCTTACCCGTGGCGTCGTACTACTCCACCGTCACACGGTGAGTTGGTCCAGACATGTCAGGTCTTGCAGGAAAGAGAAGTTGACGCGGTGTTTGACCTTCAGCTTCATCGAGGAGAAGTCATCCTTCGAGTATGGCCAGGTCAACCATGCTCTGACGGCGGCCATGCGCACGCTGATGAAGGAGTACCTGATCCTGGTCACGCAGCTGGAGCACGTGCACAGACAAGGAACGCTATCCTTGCAGAAGCTCTGGTTCTACATCCAACCCACCATGAGGACCATGGAGATCCTGGCCTCTGTCGGTAGGTCACCTACTTCCGTCAGGTGAACGCTCCTCCCTGTCTGACATCTCGTTTGTGTCCGTTAGCGTCATCTGTGGACAAAGGCGAGTGTATGGGCGGAGCCACGCTGAGTCTTCTTCACGACCGCACCTTCAACTTCACGGGTGACGCTCAGGCGCAGGAAGTGTGTCTCTACCTCACCAAGGCTGCCAGCGTTCCCTACTTTGAGATCCTGGAGAAGTGGATCTACAGGGGTATCATCAGGGACCCCTACAGGTGATGTCAGGGGGTGGTGAGGGCTTGGTGGAACTCCATGTGGACGTCTGCGTCTTGGCATCTTGCAGTGAGTTCATGGTGGAGGAACACGAGCTGCAGAAGGAGAAGATCCAAGAAGACTACAACGACAAGTACTGGGACCAGAGGTACACAGTCGTGCAGCACCGCATTCCCTCCTTCCTGCAGAAGATGGCCGACAAGATCCTCAGCACAGGTAAGCTTTCAAATGTTCCGGGCGAGGGAACGCTCCAACGTGGGCTGAAGTGCGAATGCGTGGCAGGAAAATACCTCAACGTGGTGCGCGAGTGCGGGCGCGATGTCACGTGTCCTGACGCCAAGGAGGTCTTGTACACGTTGAAGGAGCGCGCCTACGTGGAGCAGATCGAGAAGGCCTTCAACTACGCCAGCAAGGTTCTGCTGGACTTCCTGATGGAGGAGAAGGAGCTGGTGTCGCGTCTCAGGTACTGACCGCACAATTGtctcacacaaacacgcacatgcacgctatctgttccacttcctgtctgcagatCCATCAAACATTACTTCCTGATGGACAAAGGGGATTTCTTCGTCCACTTCATGGACCTCACAGAAGATGAGCTGAGGAAGCCCGTGGATGACATCGTTCCTCCAAGACTGGAAGCTCTCCTGGAATTGGCGCTCCGCATGAGCACGGCCAACACCGACCCGTTCAAAGACGACCTGAAGGTCCACATTTCCGTGAACGTTCACATGGCGTGTGGAGTGGCTCCAGGAACGTGTTGGCTTCTTTGTGTGCAGATCGACCTGATGCCTCATGATGTCATCACCCAGCTGCTGAGAGTACTGGCCATCGAGACCAAGCAGGAAAAGAGCATCGCCAACGCCGAGGCCGCCGACGCCACCCTCAGCGGCCTGGAGGCCTTCTCCTTCGACTACATCGTCAAATGGCCGCTTTCGCTCATCATTAacaggtcacatgacatgcCACGGTGATGATAATGGTAAaagtgttgatgatgatgatgatgccggGCAGGAAGGCGCTGACGAGGTACCAGATGTTGTTCCGTCACATGTTCTACTGCAAACACGTGGAAAGGCTCCTGTGCAACGTGTGGATCAGCAACAAGGACTCCAAGCAGTATTCCTTACACACCGCCAAGTGGTGAGTCTTCCGCGACAtgcccacttcctgtctacaTAACCTCACAAACGGTCGCTCTGTCCTGTGCAGGTTCTCTGCGGCGTTTGCGCTGCGTCAGCGCATGTTGAACTTTGTCCAGAACATCCAATACTACATGATGTTTGAAGTGATGGAGCCCACCTGGCACCTGATGGAGAACAACCTGAAGACGGTGCGTGTGGAGTCTCGTAACTCGACTTCCTCGTGTCTTCACTGCAACTGTagcgtgtcgtttttttttgtgcacgtAGGCGTCCAACATCGACGACGTGCTGTGTCATCACACCAGCTTCCTGGACAACTGCCTGAAGGACTGCATGCTGACCAATCCCGAGCTGCTGCGCATCTTCTCCAAGCTCATGGCCGTCTGCGTCATGTTCACCAACTGCATGCAGGTGCGCGCACGCCGCCTCACGCGCCGGTCACGCTCGCTCACGCCGTTGTCCCACACATCCTGTGTTTGCTGTGCATTAGCGTTTCACGCAGAGCCTCAGGCTGGAGCGTCTCTCTCTCGATGCCCCGCCCACGCAGAACCAGGCCGAAGCCGACAAGAAGAGAACCGCTAAGGTAGTCATCCTCATGTCAAGTCACGTGACGCATTGATCTGATACTCGGTTCCTGTTGCAGCACGCGGATACGCTCCCGGCATCGGACAGCGGCTTCGAGGCGGCCATCGTCAACTTTGACAACAACTTCagcgtgttgctgctggatctTCTGGACAAGCTGAGCATCTTCAGCACCAACGACTGCGAGCACAGCATGATCAGCATCATCTACAGGTCAGTGCGCGCTTCCGCCCTCCGCCACCCAATCCCGCCATTGTTGTAACCTCTGACCTCTTACAGGCTGGACTTTAACGGCTTCTACACGGAGCGTCTGGAGAGGATGGCGGTGGAGCGAAGTCAGAAATAGCATTACGATGCTCCACGCGGGAGCGTACATAGAAGAGTGTGATACACGTGATGTCCACCAGGGGGCACTGACATCTGTCATCTGtaataaagactttttttttttacacagagtCAAGTCATCTTTATTGAACCTTCAGAAAGATGACAAATATTTGTCCATTGCActgcaacaaacacacaagaaCGTGAAAATCAATGTgcaaccgtgtgtgtgtgtgtgtgtgtggctggctTGTTTGGtcccatcaatcaatcattgtGATCACGTCCTCAATGAGCAGAAAGGTGACAGGGCTTAGTTGGTTGTGACTTCCTCAGCGTTTTggatgggagggggggcacAACAACATGAggggtccaaaaaaaaaaaaaaaaaagcctgtgtGTCAACTGTCTCTTCATGCCAGGATCATACATGTCAAGACGACAACGCCACATCCTGACTTTAGTGTTGAACagcattggggggggggcagtgtgaCCTACGCGTTTCTCTTTTTGAGTTTGGTGCTTAACGTTTCATACTTGGTCCAACTCCAGTCTTGGTCCTTCAAGGAGGAGAAACACAACATGAACTCTGTCTGCCAATCACACATGGAACATGGAACAAGCTCCGCCCACTCATTAACTCCCAATGAATATGATCAACAtatggtgaggataagcggcatagaaaatgaataaacgaTGAAGACTCACCACGATGCTCTTAGCCTGCTCGTCAGCGGCTTCCTGCATGAGGCTGGTCAGCTGACTCAGGTACTTCTGCGTCTCCTGCAGCAGGCGGGGGGCGGCGTCGCTGGTGTAGAAGCGGGAGTCCATGAACACCTTTCACAAAGAGTCCACCTCTCACTGGAACGTACCTGTCATTGGGTCCGGGAAGTGACGTGAGAGGGTGCGGTGCGCTGACGGGCGGAGCTGACTGGGACCACTGGGAGACCTGCGGCGGGTTGGACCCCTCGGGACTGGCGGCCATTGAGCTACGTGCAGAGTTCTGAGCCTGGTGACAACACACGGGAACGTGGCGGTCACATCAGCCCCCTGCGAGCCCCTCGATGTGGGGGGACACTTACGCATGCGATCTTGAGAAGGTGCCAGAACTCTCGCTGCCGCTTGATCTGCATCTGCATGACCGTGTTGTCCGCCTCCTTGATGCTCTCCAGCGTCTTTTCGATCCGCGGAAACAAGTTGATGATCTTCTGCTTACTGCTCAGGATCTTACTGGTGGGATGGAACACGCGAGCATCAGCGTGGCAGCAGCCATGAGACCTCGGAGATCTTGAGACCTGATCTTCTTGTACCTTAGATGTGTGTACAGATCTTTCAGCACTTTGTCCTGGTTGTGGACCGTCTGGATGATGGCCTTGACCATCTCGGAACTGTCGCTGCTCACGTCTGCTTCTGGCACTGCAACAAATCCACACGCTTGTGAGCAGaacaggagaagaagaaaaacaagtagaagaagaagcaggaaaagaatgaaaaagtaGTAGAACGAGAAGAAATTGAGTGAAGGAGAAAAGGGAGAAATAAGTCGAAAAAGAAGACCAAGGAGGTCTGACCTTTgcatttcatcttcagctgcttgtAGAGCTCCATGGCCTTCTCTTCGCTGGAAAGACAAAAACGTTCCGTCATGTGACGAGAAGCTCCAACCAATCACAACTTCTCCGCCCGCCAACTTCCTAAGCTTCCTCCTGTGACCCTCAACAGGACCACttcctgcacacacactcacagctgCTCCATCTTGTCGCCTTGGCGACGAGCGTACGGACTCCTCTGAAGCTCCACGATCTCAGAGTGCAGCGCCATGATCTCGTCATCCAGATGGCCCACCTCCGCCACCTGCAGAATGACAGCGCCAAGTCACGTGACGGCCGATACGGCGAATGACGTCATCGCCACAATCAGCGGCGTCGCCAGTGAACCTGAGCAAAGGCCGCCGCTCGCTCCTCGTTCTCCTGCCAGGCCTTCAGCATCTTCTCAGAGGCTGTGGAGGACATCGGAGGTTAAGTCACATGCCGTGTCACGTGACCGGGGAGGCCAGAGTTGGGCTCACAAATGCCGTAGTGCATCTGGTCGCTGTACTTCTCCAGGTCGTACTGGATGCTGCTCCTGAAGAAGTCCAGCTTGGCTTTCAACTGTTGGGAGAATCCGAACATGCTGTTCTTGCACCTCGTCAGGTTGGTGTTGTAGCGCAGGAGACTCAGCCTGgaccaaaggggggggggggggggggggggggggggagagaaagAGGACATGCCATAAGACCATGTCACACGGCACAAGGAGGACACTCCACATGACAACACGGCACGAGGACGCGGCATGAGGAACACCACACAGCatgaggcggcggcggcgtgagGGCACACGCCACATGGCAGGAAAACGGGGAAACGGGGGGTGTGACTCACATGGCAGCTCTCTGTCCCTGGAAGAGACGACTGTAGTCATCTTTGAGGCCGCAGATGTAGCTGACAGCTTCGCCCCAAACCTTCTTGAGCGCGGCGAGGGGCAGCTGTGTTCGGGCCTCCTGGACTGCAGAAAGCAGATGGCGGAGTTGAGCCCGGCGGCCATCGACGACGTCGCGGACGTTCATGTTCTACTCACCGATGGTGTTGACCTTATCGGGCAGCTGTCTGGCGCTGAATGGCCCCGAGTACTCGGTGGCGCTCTTGTCGAACAAGTAGACGATGTACGAGTCCCAGCCTCGCTGCAGATGAGAGAACCGAGAAGAACGCTCTTAACGGGACGTTCTCGGTATGGGGGGAGGAGCCAATGTGTCGCGCACGTACCACACCGTCGAGGACGCACTGAGCCGCCGGCTTGCGAGGGTCCAGAGACACGCCCGTCTCCTGTAGTAGCTCCTGGCGGACCACGTCGATCCCGCTCTCGGCCTGGATGCGCTTCTGAAGACTGTGCAGGGACTCGTCTGGCGCCAGCTGGAAGGAGTGCACCTGGGCCGTGGTCATGTTGAGGATGTGGACCACCTAAAGACAGACGGGACTCTAAAGTTCTGCGGCAGACGAAAAGTCGGAGAAGGTGCACATGCGGCACCTTCATGCTGAGAATCTGATCCAGAAGCTCAAAGCAGAGCGGCTTCCTGCTGTCGGGATGGACTCCACCTCCTCTCTGGACCGGGTCCCACTTGAGCATGAGTTGGAGCAAAGCTTCCATGGGCTCCAGCAGCGTCCTGCAATGAGGACACTGTCACACCCAAGTTGTCCCAGATCTGGCGCCGGGGTCACACCTGCTCAGGTTGTTGGGGTACGGAAGACGAGTGGAGAAGCGAACTTCTCCGTTGGGCTCCTCCACCGCCATGATGTCTTTCGGACCTTTGTTCCGCACTTTGCTGGCCCTGCCGCCAAACAACAAGCCTTTTTTTATCAACAGTGCGAAGCTCCGCCCCACCGTGTGTGGGTCGTGACTCACCACTGCACGGGCTGCAGATTGTGCAGAAAGGGCCGGAAACCACAGGAGCACTCAAAGATCATGGTGCCAAAGCTCCAGTAGTCCACGCTGACCGTGTACGCTTTGTTCTCAAACAACTCAGGCGCCTGCATGCGTCAAAAGGACCTTCAGAAACCCAccacaatgaagaaaaaaagttcTTCAAGTTCTTACCAGGTACTGCAGCGTGCCCACAAACGACGTGCACAGACTGCCTTGGTCCAGGTCTTTGGCGTAGCCCAAGTCAATGATCTTGTGGACCAGCTGCACGGAAAGCGATAAGACGTTTCAGAGGACCTCAGAGCCGCCAACTCTAAACCAAGCGGCTTACCTTCCCATTGGTTTCCTGCAGCACAATGTTCTCCGGTTTCAGGTCTCGATGGATGATCTTGTTCTCATGCAGATACTGGATGCCGGAACCTGCACGGTAGCAGTCCGCATGTCAGTATCAAGAGTCAGGAGGAGCGACTCAGAAGAGACTGCACGTACCAACGTCATTGAGTAAAGACAGAACCTCGCTCTCCTTTAGCCCGCAGCAGTTCTCGGGTCTGCTCAGGACCTGCAGGCAAAGTTTACAGCCACACACaaagtaatctgattacatGCAGTGCTGCACCTATTAGTCCTGGAAACAGGAAACAATGGCACCACCTTCCTCAAGTCCCCGCGCGAGCAGAACTCCATGGCGAGCAGGGGAAGGTCATTCATGGCGATCAACTTCATTTCTTCCGGAACGTCCCGCGCAGTCACTACGTTGATGTGGTTCAACCTGACCCGCAGAGAGGCAAAGTCAGAGGGAAAACATGACAGGCCCAAAGTTCAAGAGGTCAAACTACCAACTTCTTCATGATCTGGATCTCTCGACTCCAGCGGTCCTTGTTCCTCGGCGTCAGTTCCAGTCGGCACATCTTCACCGCCAGCTTCTCATCACTCGCCTACACAACACATGAACGCATCAGCATCCAGATGTACCGACAACACACAGCAACGCATCTGGATCCAGATGTACCGTCTGGTACACGGGCGGGTCCACACTCACTTGATGCTGGTAGAGATATACGTGAGCGAAGCCTCCCATTCCCAGCCGTTCTTTCAGCTCCCAGTCCCCGCAGTTCTGGTTCTGCCTGAACGGAGGTTTCTCCATGATGCGGCCGCAACCTGAACCAGAGAGTAGACGGTGACAGTGGGGTTCCATTGACAGGCGAGCACAGGATCCGACTACATCCTGGATGCGCAGTCAATCACTGAACGACTGAGCTAACATTTGTTGACACAATGACACTAACAAGAGTTGTTGCAAAATGACgttataacataaaaataaaaacagtaatatcaAAACTTGAACGCGGTGATCTTGTTGTCTACGTTAGCTTAAACTGTTAGCTTAAGCTAACGCCAGCAACAGAGTGCGCTCCCGGACGTAGACGGCGGAAGCCGTGTGCTAACGACCAGGAAGCGAAGACCGAGCGTTTTAATTGGTACTCGCTGGAGTTGAGAAACGTCGAAAAACAACTCACGTCGTCCTACATGAGACACGTCCACTTGTTTACACGTCCAAACACCGTCAGTGTGGACGCTCCTGCGTGACGTCATCAGTCCCCGCGGCCGTCAAAGTGAAAGGGAGTCGCATTCAACAACGCAAGTCACAACACTTTCCTctcttcataatatttttttaaaaatgtatcaaaacacATCAACTCTTCAagcattttatttctttattttcacattCTTTTTTGCGATGAAATGCTGACAAACAAGCTGAAACatcaaaaatattattcaaatttCAAGTCGCGGGTCAAACCAACATGCTTTATTTACATTCACAAGTGGAGAAAACTTTAAAACTAATCAAGATCAACCGCTTAGCCGTCGCCATGGCGACCATACAGTGACGTCACAGCACGAGCTGCTCTCAGTCAAGGGAGCAGGCTGCCTGCGTCCACCTGTTATATGGTAACCAGCACACACAAGTCAATGACGGAACCTTCTAGATCCTCTAAGGTCGTGTTTGTTACAATTCACCGGTGCTTAAAAAGTTTGGTctccatctttaaaaaaatgtgattcaATCAAAGATGACGATTGACAGCATGGAAGCTGACGTCAATGTCACAGCGTGGCAACCAAACCAGCGTCAGGCAGTAAGTCAGCAGCAGAGGAAGAACATTCCGTATCAGTCTGGTGGGCGTGGCTGACGTGCAcagaaggaaaaaaggaaagagGCCACACAAGACAGTGTGACAAGATGGCGGCCGAAAACATGACAATCAGAGACAAACATggcggaaaaaaaaagtttatgtGGCGCTCATCAGCACCTTCCTGTTCTCGCCATACGCCGCATTGGGCGCCGTAGTCCCCCGCCTAGCCAATCACATGACCCGGGTGCCCGGGTGCTGGGCACGGCGCTGGCGAGGGGAGGTTGGGTGGACCCTCGCTCCTCCAAAGCTTCCTGGGTGTCAAATAAAAACCAAAGCAGGGTCCCCGCCTCTCACTTCTTGACAGCCTGTCGGTAGCTGTGTCTCTGGCCGTCCTGGCGAGGCTTGCCGGCGCCTCCGCCCCCTGCTCTGCCGCCTCCGCCGCCGTCACGGGTGCTGCTGGCTTGACTGCTGTCCCGCAGGGTAGGGCTGGACTGAGCCCGCTGAAGACCGCCGTCCTCCAGGAGCTGTGACTCTAACATAGACAAGTCCTCCTCGCCGCTCTGGATCTTCGCCCGCAGCAACGTGACGTATGTCTCGTAGCGTGTTTTCTGCGGGGATCGAACGTTGTGACACGGTTTTTGTTACAAAGGAAATTCATGTCTACGCCACCTCACCTCAAACTCCAGATACTCGTCTCTCTGGCGGTACTCGTCGAGTTCACGACCTTTAACCTTGCGGTCAGGGGGGTAGGAGCGTAGCTCAGCGAGTTCTGAGGCCACGGCCCGGAACCGGGCCTCATGGGATCGGATCTGCTCCTCCTGGAAGTACACGCCCATCAATGCTTGTAGGCCTTTTTGGATGTAGCGTGTTATGAGAGTGTCGCCGCACCTCAGAGAGTTTGGACGTCGTCCCCGGCAACAGCGGCCGGCTGAACTTCTTTTGGGAGCCAATGGCTGGCGGGAAGGGTGGAGCGGAGAACATGGCAGCCACCGTGTTAATCCGAGTGATCCAGGACTGCATCTGCTCGGCGTTCCTGTCACAGATCACAAATGCAGTTAACCTCGCTCCCAGAAGACGGCGTGAAGTGGGTGGGACTTGACTATCTGGGCCAAGGCAacttgtgtgtttgcgtgtgtgtgtgtgtgtgtgagagggacATGCTGCACCCGCCAGCTGCCAGCGTGAAACCTGGACTGATGAGACCAGCAGACCTCCCTCGCCATGTGACCTGGCCGCTGCGTGtgcgcacacacgtgcacacacacgtgcacacactcaCGGCGCTTGGAAGAGGAAGAGCCTCCAGTCGGCGGTGCGCAGATAAAAGACGTTGGCGCGTTTGCTGTAGTCGCAGGCTTTGATGGCTAACGAGTGATGGATGGACACGGCGTTCTTCAGGTCGTCGTCCGACAGCGGCTTGTCGGGTCGGTACTCGCCCTGGAGGCACCAGGAAGAGGGTCAGCGCTCGTTGGGGTTAGAATGAGCTTTGAGGTCACGTGACTCACTTTCTGCAGGTAGAGAATGAGTCCCTTCAAGATGGCGTAGAAGGTCTTCCAGCCTCGCTTCCCCCTTGGCGCTGGgggacacaacaacaacacaacagtttgtacgtgcgtgcgtgcgtgcgtgtgacaTCACTACCATCATGATGACATACTTCTCTTGCCGTCCGAATCGGCGTGCACTTTCCGGACCAGGAAGCCGTTCTTGTACATCAGTGTCCCGGGTGGCGTGTCCTCCGGCGCCGCCTTACTACCGCCCGCCCCCTTCACAGACCTGGAGGAATCGCCCAAGCTGTCCCCGAGCTCTGAGAAGGACTTCCGCAGTTCCTCCTCGTCGCTGTGGAGACGGCAAACCGGTGTCAACTTCACATGGTTTAAGCAACAGGTTGCCGTGGAAACCACACAGCATCTTCATCTCCCTTGTGTGCGCGCCCGGGTGTGCGCTAGCAGGAAGTATGCGTCActgattgtgttgtgttgttagcTCAGCAGGTGGCGCCGTGTCCAAAATAGAAGAATGAGAAGAGTTGTGAGTCCACCAATCAGCACGCAGCCTGTTGCCTGGTAACTGCAGCACTGCTTCAATGGCTAGTGGGGGGAGGGGCAATGTGTTTCCACGGTTACGACTTGCCGCTCTCTGCAAAGTACACACAAAAAGGACACGgacactcctcctcctcctcctcctcctcctcttcaccaTCTTTGGACTCCGCCCACGAGTCAACAATGACCTCACTGGCGCCCCCAGCGGACACTTGTTGTCCTGTGGAGCCGTGTCACGTGAAGTCGTCTCAGATGacagttttttgtttcttttgacCGGTCCTGATGCTATTCTGGGagagggaaagtgggaggacGCGGGTGAGGATGGAGTCGTAGTCATGGTGCCGTCGCCACGGCAACAAAGCTTTGCCAGCCAGCGACTTAATTGGCATCTCAGCGCTTCCGTGGAACTGCAATCCAGAATAGCAGCCCTTGACACACTAATGTTCCCCTCATCAACATCCCTTACTGTCTCCggcaccgtgtgtgtgtgtgtgtgtgtgtgcaggactTACAGTGTCCACTGCAGCTTCTGAGTCTTGATGGAGTTGTAGAGCGCCtcgaaaacaacaaaaaacagaagaaaattaGCAAACAATCAGCGATCAACAAGCCATCACTTAGCAATAAGCTAGCCATCAGTTAGCGATCAGTTAGCAATCAGTGCTAGGCATCAGCTAGCAATCACTTCGCGTTCAGTTAGCGATTAGTTAGCAATCAGGTAGCGATCGATTAGCAATAAGCTAGCGATGTCGTCAATCAGCCAATGGGAAAGCACGGATAAGATCAGGTGTCATCTTTTGAGGGCAACGGCCTTGTCCATGGGTACCTTTCTCCTCTTTCGGGCCTGAGGGTGGTTCTGTCCATCCTGAGCTTTGCCCAGCAGGTCCGGGAACACGAGCGGTTTGAGGGAGCGTGAGCGCGGCGTTCTGGGATAGCGGAAGGGGTCCATCATGCGGAAGTCCCTCCCGTAACGCACCGTGCACAGCGAGCGTGAGCGCAGGCGTCCCGCCGAGTGCAGGCTGTTCACGCCAATCATGGCGGCagacggtggtggtggtggtgggggggaaacTTCCTCCCGGCGCCGTGAAAACAGGAGGCAGCTGAGGTGTGGTGGGGGCGGCTGTCAATCACTGGCCGTCCAGGTGCATACCTGACTCGATGCCGTTCATGGCCGCCGCCACACAACTTCTCTGTGCCGTGAAGTGAGGCGAGGGGGCGTGCGCGGAGATTCAGGAGGGGGAAGGGGGCCGCCGTTGGACTCAGGCGGCGGGATTCCGAAGAGTGCTGGTTTCGTCACAAGGCGACATGGAGGACAGAAAAGAAGCTTCCTGTTGCTCAAGGCGTCCGCCACTCCTCCGTTTGCTTTTTTCCCATCAGGCTTTTCTCtgctgccgtttttttttttacaatccttTCTGAGTGTTGCCAGGGAGACGAGGAGGAGAGGAAACAAGAAGGCGCTGACTGCCGAATGTCAGaagctctctctcgctccctctctctctccatcacaGTGTACCGCCCCCGCTCGCCGCCTCCCTCCATCAGCGGCGCTCCGCCTCGTCCTCGCACATCCAGGCGGTGACGAGCAGGTGTGAATGTCCACCATCCAGTCAGGATCCACTTCCTGTCGGAGCGGTGTGTTGCGCGTCGTGGCCACTGGGTGGCGCCACCGctgacaccacttcctgtttcttcagCATCTGATCTTCCTCGTATTGGCAGCTAGCGACGACTACGCCGTTAGCCAAAATGTTGAATGACCTCGTTTTTTTAGCTGGAgatgtttttctatatgtgttACCATAGCAACGCAGGAAGGAGGAGAGACGCTAACAAGCTAGCGGGATATTATGAGAGGGCGGTTGGGGCCGAGGGGGCAGATTCTGGA
Proteins encoded in this region:
- the LOC131126567 gene encoding PH and SEC7 domain-containing protein 1-like isoform X4, with the translated sequence MFNESGDLSHRLTVLERTIYVVPPAQIGCYTGFSPFFFHLTFAPKCRSYVGMHQDAVHTLTCALMLLNTDLHGPNVGRKMSWPQFVDNLRGLNDGGDFPKDLLKALYNSIKTQKLQWTLDEEELRKSFSELGDSLGDSSRSVKGAGGSKAAPEDTPPGTLMYKNGFLVRKVHADSDGKRTPRGKRGWKTFYAILKGLILYLQKGEYRPDKPLSDDDLKNAVSIHHSLAIKACDYSKRANVFYLRTADWRLFLFQAPNAEQMQSWITRINTVAAMFSAPPFPPAIGSQKKFSRPLLPGTTSKLSEEEQIRSHEARFRAVASELAELRSYPPDRKVKGRELDEYRQRDEYLEFEKTRYETYVTLLRAKIQSGEEDLSMLESQLLEDGGLQRAQSSPTLRDSSQASSTRDGGGGGRAGGGGAGKPRQDGQRHSYRQAVKK
- the LOC131126567 gene encoding PH and SEC7 domain-containing protein 1-like isoform X5 — translated: MIGVNSLHSAGRLRSRSLCTVRYGRDFRMMDPFRYPRTPRSRSLKPLVFPDLLGKAQDGQNHPQARKRRKALYNSIKTQKLQWTLDEEELRKSFSELGDSLGDSSRSVKGAGGSKAAPEDTPPGTLMYKNGFLVRKVHADSDGKRTPRGKRGWKTFYAILKGLILYLQKGEYRPDKPLSDDDLKNAVSIHHSLAIKACDYSKRANVFYLRTADWRLFLFQAPNAEQMQSWITRINTVAAMFSAPPFPPAIGSQKKFSRPLLPGTTSKLSEEEQIRSHEARFRAVASELAELRSYPPDRKVKGRELDEYRQRDEYLEFEKTRYETYVTLLRAKIQSGEEDLSMLESQLLEDGGLQRAQSSPTLRDSSQASSTRDGGGGGRAGGGGAGKPRQDGQRHSYRQAVKK